From the genome of bacterium, one region includes:
- the lptD gene encoding LPS assembly protein LptD has protein sequence MEMVKKEDTVQVYAVHQHYDAKTGVATLEGDVDIRFGEIRLRADKITFNRQTMETVATGNIILEYQKSRIVGDKLEMNLGTRLGKVYSAEAYLEPSYFLKARELDRFKLDRYRVYDATFSSCSQEVPDWSFKMKRATIHVDKYIYLRRGSMWVKKFPVAYLPYWIYPITPARTTGFLMPEVGSSSLLGNFVKTSFFWATTENTDATFSLECYDEGTCAQSLEFRYVLSPTSGGNFYAYHASKRPGEEPEETTTIFNNPSERWRLKWQHTQDLSKGFKATANINYISDKQFGEDYIWNIYNRPQEIVSEVSLIKSWSQYYFSANVKHVEGLDKDTHIDTTLQKLPEISFMGMRRPISHTPLFYQFSLQASRLTQESGFWSYATGVEVPIKRTTNRFDVYPQLIYPFNIGRWLSLTGRVGLRTTWYIDSALDLSELGVEGLGKVKTYSFIADNSELMTGRKDEDIFDKERPFERVVRHGNDVRREIYDCSLSCSGPAVHRIFSVSGWGNIDKVEHLITPSVNFDYVPAVNQSLLCSIDLSGDRSGRYYDLTYDGMDYIGMITPGLWGRSATTYSLTNRLRAKIVKPGDDGQPKTTYRDLLELTFRQSYDFRQAMILKKAELNPYRIDYSPFSDVMASMTMRPTETLDANLQLNYNPHKNRISNYTLAANYNKQSWHASLRYRCIDLFRPSTVTSYDDSSYADTRYLTAELGCAPHPKWELNTTVNYNIADNLFNQNNYTVVYHSQCWSLMFFAGQESKVAWEYKNAAWQEATHRDTQFSLSITLKNVGSSKVPFL, from the coding sequence ATGGAAATGGTCAAGAAAGAGGACACCGTCCAGGTCTATGCGGTCCACCAGCACTATGACGCCAAAACGGGCGTCGCAACGCTCGAGGGCGACGTCGATATCCGCTTCGGCGAGATCAGGCTGCGAGCCGACAAGATAACCTTCAACAGGCAAACCATGGAGACCGTAGCGACCGGCAACATCATCCTTGAGTACCAGAAGAGTAGGATCGTCGGGGACAAGCTCGAGATGAACCTCGGAACGCGCCTCGGGAAGGTGTATTCGGCGGAGGCATACCTGGAGCCGTCATACTTCCTCAAGGCCCGCGAGCTTGACCGCTTCAAGCTCGACAGATATAGAGTATATGACGCGACGTTTTCGTCCTGCTCGCAAGAGGTGCCGGATTGGTCCTTCAAGATGAAGCGTGCGACCATCCATGTCGATAAGTACATCTACCTGCGCCGCGGCTCGATGTGGGTCAAGAAGTTCCCGGTGGCCTATCTGCCCTACTGGATATATCCGATCACGCCCGCGAGGACGACGGGATTCTTGATGCCCGAGGTCGGTAGCAGCTCGCTCTTGGGCAACTTCGTGAAGACCTCGTTCTTCTGGGCGACGACAGAGAACACGGACGCAACGTTTTCACTGGAGTGCTACGACGAGGGGACCTGCGCGCAGTCGCTAGAGTTCCGGTATGTGCTCTCGCCCACGTCGGGCGGCAACTTCTACGCCTACCATGCCTCCAAGAGGCCAGGCGAAGAGCCGGAGGAGACCACCACCATATTCAACAACCCCTCCGAGCGCTGGCGGCTCAAGTGGCAGCACACCCAAGACCTCAGCAAGGGCTTCAAGGCGACGGCGAACATCAACTACATCAGCGACAAGCAGTTTGGCGAGGATTATATATGGAACATCTATAACCGCCCCCAGGAGATCGTCTCGGAGGTCTCCTTGATCAAGAGCTGGTCGCAATACTACTTTTCAGCGAACGTGAAGCACGTGGAGGGCCTCGACAAAGACACCCACATAGACACCACCCTGCAAAAGCTGCCCGAGATCAGCTTCATGGGCATGAGGCGACCCATATCCCACACGCCTTTGTTCTATCAGTTCTCGCTTCAGGCCTCCCGCCTCACTCAGGAGTCCGGCTTCTGGAGCTACGCCACAGGCGTCGAGGTCCCGATCAAGAGGACGACTAACAGGTTCGATGTCTATCCCCAACTCATCTACCCCTTCAACATTGGCCGGTGGCTTTCGCTCACAGGCCGCGTGGGCCTCCGCACCACTTGGTATATCGATTCGGCGCTTGACCTGTCCGAGCTCGGCGTCGAGGGCCTGGGCAAGGTCAAGACCTACTCGTTCATCGCGGACAATTCGGAGCTCATGACCGGCCGCAAGGACGAAGACATATTCGACAAGGAGCGACCGTTCGAGAGAGTGGTGCGCCACGGCAATGACGTCAGGAGGGAGATATACGACTGTAGCCTGAGCTGTTCCGGGCCCGCTGTCCACAGAATCTTCTCCGTCTCAGGTTGGGGCAACATCGACAAGGTGGAACACCTCATCACGCCCTCTGTGAACTTCGATTATGTCCCCGCCGTCAACCAATCGCTGCTTTGCAGCATCGATCTCTCCGGCGACCGCTCAGGGCGCTACTACGACCTTACTTACGATGGCATGGATTATATCGGCATGATAACCCCCGGCCTGTGGGGAAGAAGCGCCACGACATACTCGCTCACTAACCGCCTCAGGGCCAAGATCGTGAAACCCGGCGACGATGGGCAGCCCAAGACCACATATCGAGACCTCCTCGAGCTCACTTTCCGACAGAGCTACGACTTCCGACAGGCAATGATTCTCAAAAAAGCCGAGCTCAACCCATACCGGATTGACTATAGCCCCTTCTCCGACGTTATGGCGTCAATGACTATGCGGCCGACCGAGACGCTCGATGCTAACCTCCAACTCAACTACAATCCGCACAAAAATCGCATCTCCAACTACACGCTAGCAGCCAACTACAATAAACAAAGCTGGCATGCATCGCTCCGCTACCGCTGCATCGACCTGTTCCGTCCGAGCACCGTTACGAGCTACGACGATAGTTCCTATGCCGACACCCGCTACCTCACCGCTGAGCTCGGATGTGCGCCTCACCCGAAGTGGGAGCTGAACACGACCGTCAACTACAACATTGCTGACAACCTCTTCAACCAGAACAACTACACCGTGGTGTATCACTCCCAGTGCTGGTCGCTCATGTTCTTTGCGGGTCAGGAATCAAAGGTAGCGTGGGAATACAAAAACGCCGCTTGGCAGGAGGCAACGCACCGCGACACGCAGTTCTCGTTATCGATAACCCTCAAAAATGTCGGCAGCAGCAAGGTCCCCTTCTTGTAG
- the accD gene encoding acetyl-CoA carboxylase, carboxyltransferase subunit beta, which produces MWFKKRKGIQRPAQGTKIEMPDGMWLKCPGCGEIVYRREVQDNLKVCPKCNYHFKLTATERCHLIFDNGEYTEVDAELYPTDPLKFVDSKKYRDRLRENQAKTNMADAVLNARGKIGGLPVMVSAMDFRFMGGSMGSVVGEKVTRGFERAGKKNIPMITIASTGGARMQEGMLSLMQMAKTSQAAARFGLTGNLFISVLADPSTAGVMASFAMLGDIIVAEPKALVGFAGPRVIKETIGEELPEGFQSAEFVQEHGFIDIVVERKRLKQVLGDLLTFFAPDQRVSPDEGAKEAAPTAQKVPATPKQTIELPD; this is translated from the coding sequence ATGTGGTTTAAGAAACGAAAGGGCATCCAAAGGCCAGCCCAGGGCACGAAGATCGAGATGCCCGATGGGATGTGGCTCAAGTGCCCCGGCTGCGGCGAGATCGTTTATAGGCGAGAGGTTCAAGATAACCTCAAGGTCTGCCCCAAGTGCAACTACCACTTCAAGCTCACCGCCACGGAACGCTGCCACCTCATCTTTGACAACGGTGAATACACCGAGGTTGACGCGGAGCTTTATCCGACCGACCCACTGAAGTTCGTGGACAGCAAGAAATACAGGGACCGGCTCAGGGAAAATCAGGCCAAGACCAACATGGCAGATGCCGTCCTGAATGCTCGAGGCAAGATAGGAGGATTGCCGGTGATGGTCTCAGCGATGGACTTCAGGTTCATGGGGGGCAGTATGGGCTCGGTCGTAGGCGAGAAGGTTACACGAGGCTTCGAGCGAGCCGGCAAGAAAAACATCCCCATGATCACCATCGCAAGCACCGGAGGTGCAAGGATGCAGGAGGGCATGCTCTCCCTGATGCAAATGGCCAAGACATCCCAGGCAGCGGCAAGGTTCGGCCTAACGGGCAACCTCTTCATCTCGGTTCTGGCCGATCCATCAACAGCCGGCGTCATGGCCTCCTTCGCAATGCTTGGAGATATAATTGTCGCGGAGCCAAAGGCGCTGGTCGGCTTCGCGGGGCCACGCGTGATAAAGGAGACCATCGGCGAGGAGCTCCCGGAAGGCTTCCAGAGCGCGGAGTTCGTCCAGGAACATGGCTTTATCGACATCGTAGTGGAACGCAAACGCCTCAAACAAGTGCTTGGGGACTTGCTCACGTTCTTCGCGCCGGACCAAAGGGTGAGTCCCGACGAAGGAGCGAAAGAGGCCGCTCCGACCGCACAAAAAGTCCCCGCAACCCCAAAGCAGACGATTGAGCTGCCAGATTAG
- a CDS encoding 3',5'-cyclic-nucleotide phosphodiesterase — MKLRVLGCYGGVTQYHRVTGFLVNDHILLDAGSAAESLPLEAQRRIDAAVISHSHLDHCASLAFLTDNIFADAKAPLRIIATLETADAIQRHLLNGTMWPDFTAIKRTGSSVAVIETLRPGEPKRVGELVVTPFSVEHSVPTVGFVISEGRNAMLYSADTREIGPIIQRARETENLKLVLIEASFPNKLRELASKTGHLVPEQLEGLVSLVGKDVPIRLFHMKPGYVERIAREAAALGGDVALLEQGEVIEF; from the coding sequence ATGAAGCTGCGCGTGTTGGGCTGCTATGGAGGCGTTACTCAATATCATAGGGTAACCGGCTTTCTCGTCAACGACCACATCCTCCTGGATGCTGGCTCGGCCGCTGAGTCGCTTCCCCTCGAGGCGCAAAGGCGCATCGACGCCGCGGTAATCAGCCACTCGCATCTCGATCACTGCGCCAGCCTCGCTTTCTTGACGGACAACATCTTTGCTGACGCCAAGGCGCCTCTTAGGATCATAGCGACTTTGGAGACCGCCGACGCAATTCAGCGCCATCTCCTCAACGGCACCATGTGGCCTGACTTCACGGCCATCAAGCGGACTGGAAGTTCGGTGGCGGTGATTGAGACCCTCAGGCCCGGGGAGCCCAAGAGGGTCGGCGAGCTCGTCGTAACCCCCTTCAGCGTCGAACACAGCGTTCCGACGGTTGGCTTCGTCATCTCTGAGGGCAGAAACGCTATGCTCTACTCCGCCGATACGCGAGAGATCGGCCCCATCATCCAACGCGCTCGCGAAACCGAGAACCTAAAGCTCGTGCTCATCGAGGCATCCTTCCCCAACAAGTTGAGGGAGTTGGCCAGCAAGACCGGTCATCTCGTCCCGGAGCAGCTTGAGGGTCTTGTCTCGTTGGTTGGGAAGGATGTTCCTATACGATTGTTCCACATGAAGCCCGGTTACGTGGAGCGGATTGCGAGGGAGGCTGCTGCGCTCGGTGGGGACGTAGCACTACTTGAACAGGGCGAGGTCATTGAGTTCTGA
- a CDS encoding CinA family protein, translating into MSDRAKLELEIARLAEEIAQLFVSRQLTLAVAESCTGGLIAHSLTNVPGSSRFFLAGLCVYGVEAKVNVLGVPRELIQRHSVVSPEVAKRMAERVMQLCGSDVGLGTTGLAGPATGTEKLEVGTVFIATATKTATVAHRFHYHSDRVGTKLSAAIDALCLIRYAVLK; encoded by the coding sequence GTGTCTGACCGGGCAAAGCTTGAGCTTGAGATTGCTCGTTTGGCCGAGGAGATAGCGCAGCTCTTCGTTTCGAGGCAACTCACGCTGGCGGTTGCTGAGTCATGCACCGGCGGCCTGATTGCACACTCGTTGACGAATGTGCCCGGCAGTTCACGGTTTTTCCTGGCTGGCCTCTGCGTCTATGGCGTTGAGGCAAAGGTGAACGTGCTCGGTGTGCCTCGCGAGCTCATTCAGCGGCACAGCGTGGTCAGCCCCGAGGTGGCAAAAAGGATGGCCGAGCGAGTGATGCAGTTGTGCGGCTCTGACGTGGGTTTGGGCACGACGGGGCTTGCGGGCCCGGCGACGGGGACAGAGAAGCTAGAAGTGGGCACAGTGTTTATAGCCACGGCGACCAAGACGGCGACCGTGGCGCATCGGTTCCACTACCACTCAGACCGCGTCGGGACGAAGCTATCTGCCGCCATCGACGCGCTGTGCTTGATTCGCTACGCTGTCCTCAAGTAG